From Peptoanaerobacter stomatis, one genomic window encodes:
- a CDS encoding tyrosine phenol-lyase has product MDFSKYPAEPFKIKVVEPVKMISKEERIAAIKEAGYNTFNLKSEDCYIDLLTDSGTNAMSDSQWAGMMIGDEAYAGSKNWVFLESTIKELFGFKHVVPTHQGRGAENILSTIAIKPGQYVLGNMYFTTTRYHQERNGGIFMDIIRQEAHDATIDIPFKGDIDVEKMESIIKEKGPENIAYVCLAVTVNLAGGQPVSMKNMREVRKVADKYGVKVFYDATRCVENAYFIKEQEEGYQDKTIKEICHEMFSYSDGATCSGKKDGIVNIGGFLAINDDELFGKAKEIVVVFEGMPSYGGMSGRDMQAIAIGFREAMQFEYIEHRVKQVRYLGDRLKEAGIPIVEPVGGHAVFLDARRFCPHLDQEQFPAQSLAAALYVEAGVRSMERGIVSAGRDAKTGENHKPKLETVRLTIPRRVYTYAHMDIVAEACIKLFKHKEDIKPLKFVYEPKQLRFFTAKFDIAE; this is encoded by the coding sequence ATGGACTTTTCAAAATACCCTGCAGAACCTTTTAAGATTAAAGTTGTTGAACCTGTAAAAATGATTTCTAAAGAAGAAAGAATAGCAGCTATAAAAGAAGCTGGATATAATACATTTAACTTAAAATCTGAAGATTGCTACATAGATTTATTGACAGACAGTGGAACAAACGCTATGTCTGATTCTCAATGGGCAGGAATGATGATAGGTGATGAAGCATATGCAGGATCTAAAAACTGGGTATTCTTAGAATCAACTATAAAAGAATTATTTGGATTTAAGCACGTTGTTCCTACTCACCAAGGACGTGGAGCAGAAAATATACTTTCTACAATAGCTATAAAACCTGGACAATATGTACTTGGAAACATGTATTTCACAACTACTCGTTACCATCAAGAAAGAAACGGCGGTATATTCATGGATATAATCCGTCAAGAAGCACATGATGCTACTATAGACATACCTTTCAAAGGTGATATAGACGTAGAAAAAATGGAAAGCATAATAAAAGAAAAAGGACCTGAAAACATAGCTTATGTTTGCTTGGCAGTAACAGTAAACTTAGCAGGTGGACAACCTGTTTCTATGAAAAATATGAGAGAAGTAAGAAAAGTTGCAGACAAATACGGAGTTAAGGTATTCTATGATGCTACTCGTTGTGTAGAAAATGCATACTTTATAAAAGAACAAGAAGAAGGATATCAAGATAAAACTATAAAAGAAATATGCCACGAAATGTTCAGTTATTCTGACGGAGCTACTTGCTCAGGTAAAAAAGACGGTATAGTAAACATAGGTGGATTCTTAGCTATAAATGATGATGAATTATTCGGAAAAGCTAAAGAAATAGTTGTTGTATTTGAAGGTATGCCTTCATACGGCGGTATGTCAGGACGTGATATGCAAGCTATAGCTATAGGATTTAGAGAAGCTATGCAATTTGAATATATAGAACACAGAGTTAAACAAGTTCGTTACTTAGGAGATAGATTAAAAGAAGCTGGAATACCAATAGTAGAACCTGTTGGAGGACACGCTGTATTCCTTGATGCAAGAAGATTCTGTCCACATCTTGATCAAGAACAATTCCCAGCACAATCATTAGCAGCAGCATTATATGTTGAAGCAGGTGTTCGTTCAATGGAAAGAGGAATAGTTTCTGCAGGTAGAGATGCAAAAACAGGCGAAAACCATAAACCTAAACTTGAAACAGTAAGACTTACTATACCAAGAAGAGTATACACATATGCTCATATGGATATAGTTGCTGAAGCTTGTATAAAACTATTCAAACATAAAGAAGATATAAAACCGTTGAAATTCGTTTATGAACCAAAACAATTACGTTTCTTCACAGCAAAATTTGATATAGCTGAATAA
- a CDS encoding S-layer homology domain-containing protein — protein MSKKIDKRKTIVESKKGICCTLLATGLLLQTCSYPVFADTGSSISNLGSFYVLNTSQSDLQLLNDRIGSLEAPTQAEDGNIVINEHSLNLDVGDEFQLKLINIDGSDVNDVEWFVRVRVPQDTLYTAESFSRLNGVSISINDGLVKAKAQGNVEIWAKKGDALYKCVVNVEKEKDSLVEKKVEEIADKFRHLSSDVDKLMAVHDYLIDNIEYSNEHIVSYAYGALIEGKAVCQGYSQSFQKIIDKLNIEGRTLKGWSTAVKPEFHQWNRVKLDDGWYFVDVTWDDLHEDQYRSYKHFLINSETLGKNHKDWVSYNDEVDGTKYTYYAYKKQGVFANNREELEQILRNQINSTNLPYVTIRVAIPNSISDSEIISTLKSITGGNPSFNELNRVRDTFGTHQFYSYEVSNIPAKLSKDVSLLEIKPTNNVNETTTSVMLTFDQDIDDLTVNDIKIDDVHKTAVNKIDNKTYELTFKDMMFQSSKTLPVEVSKRGFNIANSIQNVDINIVKEQKPNAIFKATGDREGRLENVERGMRYDLGDGIWRDINSSEPVNVTTKYQEPILIQKQSTTDSILHSDVQKILPRETTVSPMGIKAVNSVGDKNNGKIIYVNRKMEYKKKDAQDWTACIGKEVTGLAEGEYLVRYKSDGLKLASQAEEVKINVIPEENNNSNESNNGNGGSSTPDVPEQSTEEQNKPNPKPDSQKPSQPSEEQNKPSQKPQDSKLDSQKTPEEQKDSQKPKQKEEKSNSGNSGGGGGGSSAPSKSVQKSDQTPTKTVTQEKVQEKSQISQSYQETSKEIEVSDIMTVQEAEMTLNKLKDTEQITWSKQSVIKVMQKGIMTGDTNGNFMPRKSVTRAEVAQVIANIIGEKTSTRKITDVDNNKWYAKAVQTVLENKIFTQDEKGNFRPESQITRAELFVVIAKLKDIKPLDNTRAKEVLSRYTDVDSIPSWATGYASALVEKGIVSGANNKISANDMLTREQLATIFANIVE, from the coding sequence ATGAGTAAAAAGATAGACAAAAGAAAGACAATTGTGGAGAGTAAAAAAGGTATATGTTGCACTTTGCTTGCTACAGGATTATTATTACAGACTTGTAGTTATCCTGTGTTTGCTGACACAGGTTCAAGTATATCAAACTTAGGAAGTTTTTATGTCTTAAATACTTCACAAAGTGATTTACAACTTCTAAATGATAGAATAGGAAGCCTTGAAGCGCCGACTCAGGCAGAGGACGGAAATATCGTAATCAATGAGCATTCATTAAACCTTGACGTAGGTGATGAATTTCAATTAAAACTCATCAATATAGACGGTTCTGATGTAAATGATGTAGAGTGGTTTGTAAGAGTTAGGGTACCGCAGGATACTTTATACACTGCTGAAAGTTTTAGTAGGCTAAACGGAGTCAGTATAAGTATTAATGACGGACTTGTAAAAGCTAAAGCACAGGGAAATGTTGAAATATGGGCAAAGAAAGGTGATGCCTTATATAAATGCGTAGTAAATGTAGAAAAAGAAAAAGATTCATTAGTTGAAAAAAAGGTAGAAGAAATAGCTGATAAATTCAGACATCTAAGCAGTGATGTTGACAAGCTTATGGCTGTACATGACTATCTTATAGATAATATAGAATACTCAAATGAACATATAGTTAGCTATGCCTATGGCGCATTAATAGAAGGAAAGGCAGTCTGTCAGGGATATTCACAGTCTTTTCAAAAAATTATAGATAAGCTGAACATTGAGGGACGTACTTTAAAAGGCTGGAGTACCGCAGTAAAACCGGAATTCCACCAATGGAATAGGGTAAAATTGGATGACGGTTGGTACTTTGTGGATGTTACTTGGGATGATTTGCATGAAGACCAATATAGAAGTTATAAGCACTTTTTGATAAATAGTGAAACCTTAGGAAAAAATCATAAAGATTGGGTTTCTTATAATGATGAGGTTGATGGGACTAAGTACACATATTACGCTTATAAAAAGCAAGGTGTATTTGCAAATAATAGGGAAGAACTTGAGCAAATACTTAGGAATCAAATAAATTCAACTAATCTACCTTATGTGACTATAAGAGTAGCTATTCCAAATTCAATTAGTGATAGCGAAATAATATCTACTTTAAAAAGTATAACAGGTGGAAATCCAAGTTTTAATGAGTTAAATAGAGTAAGAGATACATTTGGAACTCATCAGTTTTATTCTTATGAGGTTTCCAATATTCCTGCTAAGCTTTCAAAAGATGTAAGTTTATTAGAAATAAAACCCACGAATAATGTAAATGAAACTACAACTTCTGTAATGCTTACATTTGATCAAGATATAGATGATCTTACTGTAAATGATATAAAAATAGATGATGTTCATAAAACTGCTGTAAATAAAATAGATAACAAAACTTATGAACTTACATTTAAAGATATGATGTTTCAAAGTAGTAAGACTCTTCCTGTAGAAGTAAGTAAAAGAGGGTTTAATATAGCAAACAGCATACAAAATGTAGATATAAACATAGTAAAAGAACAAAAACCAAACGCTATATTTAAAGCGACAGGAGATAGAGAAGGCAGACTTGAAAATGTTGAAAGAGGAATGAGATATGATTTGGGAGATGGAATTTGGCGTGATATAAATTCAAGTGAGCCTGTAAATGTCACAACAAAATATCAAGAGCCCATCTTAATACAAAAACAAAGTACTACAGATTCAATACTACATTCAGATGTACAAAAGATACTTCCAAGAGAAACAACAGTAAGTCCTATGGGAATAAAAGCTGTAAATAGCGTAGGAGATAAAAATAACGGTAAGATAATCTATGTAAATAGAAAGATGGAATATAAGAAAAAAGATGCTCAAGACTGGACAGCTTGCATTGGCAAAGAAGTAACAGGACTTGCAGAAGGTGAATATCTTGTAAGATACAAATCTGACGGACTTAAACTTGCTTCACAAGCGGAAGAAGTTAAAATAAATGTAATACCTGAAGAAAATAATAATTCTAACGAATCTAATAATGGAAATGGTGGTTCATCAACACCGGATGTTCCTGAGCAATCAACTGAAGAACAAAATAAACCAAATCCAAAACCTGACTCACAAAAACCGAGTCAACCAAGCGAAGAACAAAATAAGCCAAGTCAAAAACCACAAGATTCAAAGCTTGATTCTCAAAAAACGCCGGAAGAACAAAAAGATTCACAAAAGCCTAAACAAAAAGAAGAAAAATCAAATTCAGGTAATTCAGGAGGTGGTGGAGGCGGTTCATCAGCACCATCAAAATCTGTACAAAAATCTGATCAAACTCCAACAAAAACTGTAACTCAGGAAAAAGTACAAGAAAAATCACAAATAAGCCAGTCATATCAAGAAACATCAAAAGAAATAGAAGTATCAGATATAATGACTGTGCAAGAAGCAGAAATGACATTAAACAAGCTAAAAGATACAGAACAAATAACATGGAGTAAACAGTCTGTAATAAAAGTAATGCAAAAAGGAATAATGACAGGAGATACAAATGGAAACTTCATGCCAAGGAAAAGCGTAACAAGAGCAGAAGTAGCCCAAGTAATAGCAAATATAATAGGAGAAAAAACAAGTACAAGAAAAATAACAGATGTAGACAACAACAAATGGTATGCAAAAGCAGTACAAACAGTATTAGAAAACAAAATATTCACACAAGACGAAAAAGGCAACTTCAGACCGGAAAGTCAAATAACAAGAGCAGAACTGTTCGTCGTAATAGCAAAATTAAAAGATATAAAACCGTTAGATAATACAAGAGCAAAAGAAGTACTGTCAAGATACACAGATGTAGATTCCATACCATCTTGGGCAACAGGATATGCATCAGCATTAGTAGAAAAAGGTATAGTAAGCGGAGCAAATAATAAGATAAGTGCGAATGATATGCTTACAAGAGAGCAACTGGCAACAATATTTGCCAATATAGTAGAATAA